A window from Camelus dromedarius isolate mCamDro1 chromosome 9, mCamDro1.pat, whole genome shotgun sequence encodes these proteins:
- the LOC105092006 gene encoding vomeronasal type-1 receptor 2-like has translation MDASDLAIRSSFLLVTIIGLFGNFSLLYHYVFLFCTGYKLRTVDLIVNNLLVGNILVLFSSGFHYTVTNFAWHVNSEFQCKFSPYVRVVGRGVSIGTTCLLSVFQVITISPRNSRCIELKVKAPKLVVASIILCWIMNMLINVIYPVYMTGNLNTSITNRKNFGYCSAVCHDQTIDSLFIALISFPDILSFVLMVIASGCTVFILYRHKKRVQNIHRINVSSTSSPETRATKTILLLVSTFIFFNIFSLISNILFIFFNSLNLFFLKTSEIIVACFPAISPFLLIICDSRISRLCFVQIRCTRIP, from the coding sequence ATGGATGCCAGTGATTTGGCAATAAGGTCAAGCTTCTTATTAGTGACTATAATCGGACTCTTTGggaatttttctcttctttaccaTTATGTCTTCCTTTTTTGCACTGGCTATAAGTTGAGGACTGTAGATTTGATTGTCAACAACCTCCTTGTAGGCAACATCTTGGTTCTTTTCTCTAGTGGATTCCACTATACAGTGACAAATTTTGCGTGGCATGTCAACAGTGAATTTCAATGCAAATTTTCCCCTTATGTCCGTGTAGTAGGCAGGGGAGTGTCCATTGGCACCACCTGCCTGTTGAGTGTCTTCCAGGTCATCACGATCAGTCCCAGGAACTCTAGGTGCATAGAGCTTAAAGTGAAGGCTCCCAAGTTGGTCGTTGCTTCAATTATTCTGTGCTGGATCATGAACATGTTGATCAATGTCATTTATCCTGTGTATATGACTGGAAACTTGAACACAAGCATcacaaacagaaaaaattttggaTACTGTTCTGCTGTTTGTCATGACCAAACCATAGACTCATTATTTATAGCATTGATATCCTTCCCTGATATCTTAAGTTTTGTCCTCATGGTGATAGCCAGTGGCTGCACAGTTTTCATCCTGTACAGGCACAAGAAGAGGGTCCAAAACATCCATAGGATCAATGtctcctccacatcctcccctGAGACCAGAGCCACCAAAACCATCCTTCTCCTGGTGAGCACCTTTATCTTCTTTAACATCTTTTCCCTCATTAgtaatattcttttcattttttttaacagtcttaatttgttctttttaaaaacttctgaaaTAATCGTTGCATGTTTCCCAGCTATCAGCCCGTTTCTGCTCATCATTTGTGACTCCAGGATATCCAGGCTCTGCTTTGTCCAGATAAGGTGTACCAGAATCCCCTAA
- the LOC105092019 gene encoding LOW QUALITY PROTEIN: vomeronasal type-1 receptor 4-like (The sequence of the model RefSeq protein was modified relative to this genomic sequence to represent the inferred CDS: deleted 1 base in 1 codon) has protein sequence MAARDLAAGSIFLIQTIIGLLGNFSLLYLYLFLYCMGHRVRTIDLIVKNLIVGNILVLFSSGFHYTVTNFAWHHVNRQFECKFFPYVRIVGRGASIGTTCLLSVFQVITISPRNSRLAELKVKALRLVVPSVTLCWIVNMLINVIYPIYMTGNLSNTSTTDRKSFGLCSSVRLDPTTESLYAALISFPDVLCFVLMMLASGCTVFILYRHKKRVQYILRIKVSSTSSPETRATKTILLLVSTFVFFNTLSFISNIILAVFNSLNLFIMKTSAIIIACFPAVSPFLLIRCDSRIFRLCFGRIKHAESTKLVRRM, from the exons ATGGCTGCCAGGGATTTGGCAGCAGGATCGATCTTCTTAATACAAACCATAATCGGACTTCTGGggaatttctctcttctttaccTTTATCTCTTCCTTTATTGCATGGGACATAGGGTGAGGACTATAGAT TTGATTGTCAAGAACCTAATTGTAGGCAACATCTTGGTTCTGTTCTCTAGTGGATTCCACTATACAGTGACAAATTTTGCGTGGCATCATGTCAACAGACAATTTGAATGCAAATTTTTCCCTTATGTCCGCATAGTGGGCAGGGGAGCGTCCATTGGCACCACCTGCCTGTTGAGTGTCTTCCAGGTCATCACGATCAGTCCCAGGAACTCCAGGTTGGCAGAGCTTAAAGTGAAGGCTCTCAGGTTAGTTGTCCCTTCAGTTACCCTGTGTTGGATCGTTAACATGCTGATCAATGTCATTTATCCTATCTATATGACTGGAAATTTGAGCAACACAAGCACCACAGACAGAAAAAGTTTTGGACTCTGTTCTTCTGTTCGTCTTGATCCAACCACGGAGTCATTATATGCAGCATTGATATCCTTCCCTGATGTCTTATGTTTTGTCCTCATGATGTTGGCCAGTGGCTGCACAGTTTTCATCCTGTACAGGCACAAGAAGAGGGTGCAGTACATCCTTAGGATTAAAGtctcctccacatcctcccctGAGACCAGAGCCACTAAAACCATCCTTCTCCTGGTGAGCACCTTTGTCTTCTTTAACACCCTTTCCTTCATCAGTAATATCATTTTGGCTGTTTTTAATAGTCTTAATTTGTTTATCATGAAAACCTCTGCAATAATCATTGCGTGTTTCCCAGCTGTCAGCCCCTTTCTGCTCATCAGATGTGACTCCAGGATTTTCAGGCTCTGCTTTGGCCGGATAAAGCATGCAGAATCCACTAAGCTTGTGAGAAGGATGTAA